A section of the Pseudomonas flavescens genome encodes:
- the radC gene encoding RadC family protein has translation MSIREWPAAERPREKLLAQGAASLTDAELLAIFLRTGVAGQSAVDLARHLLADFGSLRALLQADLASFSQRLGLGPAKFAQLQAVLEMARRHLAEQLRRDSALESPQAVRDYLKALLRHEPHEVFGCLFLDAKHRVLAFEALFQGSIDSASVYPRQVVKRALAHNAAALILTHNHPSGVAEPSQADKVLTQRLKEALALVEVRILDHFIVGDGEPLSMAEHGWM, from the coding sequence ATGAGTATTCGTGAGTGGCCCGCGGCAGAGCGCCCGCGGGAGAAGTTGCTGGCCCAGGGGGCGGCCAGCCTGACCGACGCCGAGTTGCTGGCGATCTTCCTGCGCACCGGCGTGGCGGGGCAGAGTGCGGTGGATCTGGCGCGGCACCTGCTCGCCGATTTCGGCAGCCTGCGGGCGTTGTTGCAGGCTGACCTGGCGTCCTTCAGTCAACGCCTCGGGCTCGGGCCTGCCAAGTTCGCGCAGCTGCAGGCGGTGCTGGAAATGGCCCGCCGGCATCTGGCCGAGCAGCTCCGGCGTGATTCGGCGCTGGAAAGCCCCCAGGCGGTGCGGGATTACCTCAAGGCACTGTTGCGCCACGAGCCCCACGAGGTGTTTGGCTGCCTGTTTCTCGATGCCAAGCATCGCGTGCTGGCGTTCGAGGCGCTGTTCCAGGGCTCCATCGACAGTGCCAGCGTTTACCCGCGGCAGGTGGTCAAGCGCGCGCTGGCGCACAATGCCGCCGCGCTGATCCTCACGCACAATCACCCGTCCGGCGTCGCGGAGCCGAGTCAGGCCGACAAGGTGCTGACCCAGCGATTGAAGGAGGCGCTCGCCCTGGTCGAAGTGCGCATCCTCGACCATTTCATCGTGGGCGATGGCGAGCCGTTGTCGATGGCCGAGCACGGCTGGATGTAG
- the coaBC gene encoding bifunctional phosphopantothenoylcysteine decarboxylase/phosphopantothenate--cysteine ligase CoaBC, with protein sequence MQRLYRKRIILGVGGGIAAYKSAELVRRLKDQGAEVRVVMTQGGREFITPLTLQALSGHPVHQDLLDPAAEAAMGHIELARWADLVLIAPATADLMARLAQGVADDLLTTLVLATDAPVALAPAMNQAMWRDPATQANSALLRARGLRLFGPASGSQACGDVGLGRMLEADDLAHLAADCFEHLALTGKHVLITAGPTQENIDPVRYITNHSSGKMGFALAEAAVEAGAKVTLISGPVHLATPDRVNRIDVVSARDMLAACEAAMPCDILIAAAAVADYRPEVVAQHKLKKDPNSGDGLLLQMVRNPDILATLAHRDDRPFSVGFAAETENLLEYASRKLKDKNLDLIVANDVANPSIGFNSEDNAITIIDRELHQSSFAQTSKGKIARQLVSFIAAHQRKP encoded by the coding sequence ATGCAGCGGCTGTATCGCAAACGCATCATCCTTGGCGTGGGTGGCGGCATCGCGGCGTACAAGAGCGCCGAGCTGGTACGCCGACTCAAGGACCAGGGCGCCGAAGTGCGCGTGGTCATGACCCAGGGTGGTCGCGAGTTCATCACCCCGCTGACCCTGCAGGCGCTATCCGGTCACCCGGTGCATCAGGACCTGCTCGATCCGGCTGCAGAAGCCGCCATGGGCCATATCGAACTGGCGCGCTGGGCCGATCTGGTGCTGATCGCTCCAGCGACCGCCGACCTCATGGCGCGCCTGGCACAGGGCGTGGCCGACGACCTGCTGACGACACTGGTGCTCGCCACCGACGCCCCGGTAGCCTTGGCGCCGGCGATGAATCAGGCCATGTGGCGCGACCCGGCCACCCAGGCCAATAGCGCCTTGCTGCGCGCGCGCGGCCTGCGCCTGTTCGGGCCGGCATCCGGCAGCCAGGCCTGTGGCGACGTGGGCCTGGGGCGCATGCTCGAAGCCGATGACCTGGCGCATCTCGCCGCCGACTGCTTCGAACACCTCGCTCTGACCGGCAAGCACGTGCTGATCACTGCCGGCCCGACCCAGGAAAACATCGACCCGGTGCGCTACATCACCAACCACAGCTCCGGCAAGATGGGCTTCGCCCTCGCCGAGGCCGCCGTGGAGGCCGGTGCCAAGGTCACGCTGATCAGCGGTCCGGTGCACCTCGCGACACCGGATCGGGTCAACCGCATCGACGTGGTCAGCGCCCGTGACATGCTAGCCGCCTGCGAAGCGGCGATGCCCTGCGATATCCTCATCGCAGCGGCCGCGGTCGCCGACTACCGCCCGGAAGTTGTCGCTCAGCACAAATTGAAGAAAGACCCGAACAGCGGTGACGGCCTGCTGTTGCAGATGGTCCGCAACCCGGACATTCTCGCCACTCTGGCACACCGTGACGACCGCCCCTTCAGCGTCGGCTTCGCCGCCGAGACCGAGAATCTGCTGGAGTACGCCTCGCGCAAACTCAAGGACAAGAACCTCGATCTGATCGTCGCCAACGACGTGGCCAACCCCAGCATCGGTTTCAACAGTGAAGACAACGCGATCACCATCATCGATCGCGAGCTCCACCAGAGCAGCTTCGCGCAGACCAGCAAGGGCAAGATCGCCCGGCAACTGGTGAGCTTCATCGCTGCGCACCAGCGCAAACCCTGA